The segment TGGCTGCACACCGCTTATCCGTGCCGCGCGTGACGCGTGGCGGCCAGCAGATCGAGCACGTCCTCGTCGAGCGACCACGAATGGACGTCTTCGAGCAACGTGTGAGTCACGGTCTCAACCTGCTGTAGAACACCTGGCGCCTGTTCGCCAAGTCGCGCGAGCGTCTGCTCGACCTTCGGCGAATCAAGCAGTTTCTCGGCGGCCGAGGCCAGCTTCTCCAGCGTTTGCTTCGCGGATGTTCCGCTGGCAGGGAGGCTCGACAGGTACGATGCCAGGCGCTGCTCCAGCGCCGCGACATGAAACGTCGGACCCGGGACAAGCGAAGACGTTACGACGGATGGCGGTACGGAATCATTCGCGCCGGAGGACGGCGGAGCCGTGGAGAGCGTGGGTGCGAGCGCGGTGTTCGCCGCAACCGCGGCGCCGACGACGGCATTGCTCGCCGATGCATTGGCTTCGCCACTTGCCGCCGGCAACGCCGCCGCGGTCGAGGCCGCGACCGCCGTTTGCGCGTCGGCCGTGGCAAGCGCCGGTTGGGCGGGCAGCGCCGCCAGCCATTGCGACGACACTGTCGCCAGGTCCTGGCTGTTCGTGATCCCGTCGCCGTTGAGATCGGCCGGCGAGTTCGCGCTCAGCCAGGTGGACGAAATCAACGCCAGGTCTTGGGAGTTGACGATGCCATCCTGGTTGGCGTCGCCGGGCAGGACGTTGAATGCAAAGTTGAAATCGCCGCCGGGCGCGCCGTTACCTGAAGGAAACGCGGACGTGCCGCTCGTCCATTCGCCGTCCAAGGGAACCCCGCCGGTGCTGGTCACGGCCGCGGCGCCCGTGGCGTGCAGGTCGATCGTGACGCGGTCGCTGGGGATCGGATGGGCCAAAGTCCAGGTGGCCGTGAAGGTGCCCGGATTGTAGCTGAATCCGCTGGTCGCATAGGCACCGGCTGCGCCCGACAGATCGAGACTCGCCTGCGAGACGGTGACCGCTTCGGTGAAGACGATCTGAATCTGATTGATGGTGGACCAGGGAAGCGATTTAAGTTCCGCCGCTCCGGTCGGAATGCTATAGCCGCTGCCGTTGCCATGTCCGGCGAGCTGCAAGTTGTTGAGAAAACTACCGGCCCACGTGGTACCGTCGACCAGCACGTTCGCGACCTGCGGCGCTGGCTGCACATCGATCGGAAGAGTGGACGTCGAGCCGAGGCCGGCGATCGTGGCATTCAGCGTGTAACCGGCGCCTGGCTTGGAAAGCGACAGACCGGTAAAGGTAGCGACGCCGTTGACGGCCGTCACCGACAGCGTGCCTGAGAGCGTGGCGCCACCCGGATTGTTGCCAAGCGCGAGGATCACCTGCCCGGTGAAAGTAGGATCGACGTCGTTATTGGCGTCGACCGCGTCGACCTCGATCGTGAAGGGAGCGTTGGGCGCGATCGCCCCCGACGGTTGCACGACGACGGCCGTGTGCGTGGCGGGTTGCGATGTGGTGACGCTGCCGCCGATGCTGTAGAAGCCGGTGCCGGCGGTCTTGCCGACGGGGCCGTCGATGCCCAATCCGCTGCGTGGTCCGTCTGGCCCATCCTCGCCTTCGGTACCTTCCTCGCCGTCTTGACCATCGTTGCCGGGCCCTGTGTCACCGTCGGCGCCCTTGCCTCCCAGACCCCCTTGGCCGGCCTCTCCCGCCTCGCCGCCCGAGCCCCCCATGCCGAACGGCGCGCCGGCGCCACCGAGTCCGGCCTGTAAGGTACCGCTGTACGTGGTGCCTGTGCCGATGCTGAGTTGGCCAGCCGCGAGATAGATACTACCGCCGTATGCGTTTCCGCCGCCGCCGCCACCGCCACTGATGCCGGCCTGGCCACCGCTGCCGCCATCGCCGCCATTTCCACCATGGGCGCCATTGCCTCCATTGCCGGCCGCGCCGTCGTACTGTCCATGCAAGAACGTCGTTCCGCCGAAGCCACCATCGCCGCCCGAGCCGCCGCCACCGCCGCGGCCCCCGTTTCCGCCTTCACCACCGACGCCGCCTGGCGCGCCCGCGCCGGCCACACCGCCGATCACGGAGTTGTCTTGCATCAGTACGTTGTTCAGCGTGACGCTGCCGCCGGCGATGGCCAGCGCGCCACCTTGCGCATCACCGCCAAAGCCCCCCGCGCCGCCGTGGCCTCCCACGCCGCCGTCACCACCGACGCCGCCATTGGAGCCGTCTTCGCCATCGCCTCCATCGCCACCATCACCGCCGTCTGGTCCGGCGTTGTCTTCACCTCCGAAACCTCCGACGCCCCCTTCACCACCGGTGCCTCCACCGCCCCCTTCACCACCGCCGCCCCCTTCGCCTCCGCTCCCGCCGTCTCCGCCTGCTCCGGCATGCGCTGGGCTGCCGGACATCGACGCATTGGTAACGATCAGCGTACCGCCCGCGACGAACACGCTGGCGCCAGACGCGAGTCCACCATTCCCGCCGATCCCACCATCGCCGGCATCGCCGCCATCGCCCCCATCCGCACCGTCGGCCGAATGTCCTCCGTCTCCACCATCGCCGGCATCGCCATTGCCGCTTTCGGTATCGACGAAGCCTCCGGCATTGCCGCCGTGTCCTCCTGCACCGCCGTCTCCTCCGCCGCCCCCGGCGCCACCAGCGCCGCCAGCGCCCCCTTCACCTCCCTTGCCGGCCGCGCCTCCCCAAGCGAAATCAACGTCGATGGCACCACTCTGCATCGTGACCGTTCCGGCGGCAATGAAGAGACCTCCGCCGCGCGCTTTGCCACCATCGCCGCCGTCGCCACCGTCGCCGCCCTTGGCACCCTTTCCGCCTGGCGCGCCAGACGCGCCATCGCCGCCCGTGCCGCCGCTACCACCGGATCCGGCTTCGAAGAAATGAGGATTGCTCCCCATCAGGATGCCGGTCACGCCACCAAACCCGCCATTCCCTCCGCGCCCCCCCTGGCCGCCTCCTCCCCCGCCACCGCCGAAGCCGCCGTTAAGCATGCTCCCACCGGCGCCGTCGCCTCCTTTCCCACCAGGGCCGGCGAACGTGGAATTGAACATGACCGTCGAGCTTTGCAGGCTGAGTTGGCCCCCGGCGACGAAGATCCCGCCGCCACTGGCGTCGCCGCCCTTACCGCCCTCTCCGCCCTTGCCGGCCTGACGCAGGGCATCGGCGCCTGTGCCCCCTGCCGTTCCATCGTGACCGGGGCCGCCGTCGCCACCGTTCAGCGAATGCGTGTCCGAAAAATCTTCGCCGGGCGTTCCGGGCTCGCCTTGCGAACCGAATCCACCGCTGGCCGCCGCCGAGCCGAAAAACCCTCCGATGCCCCCCTCGCCACCGGTGCCGCCTTGGGTGTAGTTGTCATGGACATAGGAATTGTTCTTAAGCGTCAACGCGCCCGCAGCAAGATAGATCGCGCCGCCGGCGGCATTCTGGCCGTCTAGACCATTTCCACCATCAGGAAGACCAGCCGCGCCTGTAGCGCCTGCGGCGCCAATCGCGCGGTTGGAACCCATCGAGACCGCGCTGAGCGTGACCTGCCCGCCGTCGATGAGGATGCCGCCGCCGATGGCGTCGCTGCCGCCGAGGTGGCCTGCGTCGGTCGCCACGCCATTGTTGATGGCGAGTGATTTCATCATGACGGTCATCGTCGCGCCCACAGCGCTCTCGATTTCGAAGACGCGCGTGGCGCCGGCGCCGTCGATCGTCGTTTGCGCAGCGCCCGCGCCGGCGATCGTCAAGGTCTTGGCATGTGCGGTGGCGCTGGTGTTCTGAATCAACAACTCGCCCGTGCCGGCGCTAAGCGTGTAGGTGCCGGCCGCGAGGTTGATCGTGTTCGAAGCGTCGCCATTGCTATTGGCCAGGCCGATGTCGGCGATCAGGCTGCCGACGTTATTGGCGCTGAAGACCGCCAGCAGGCGGCGCCCTTCGAGCGGCTCGATATGCAGGGATCGCGAGCCGCTAGGAGACGATTGCTGCCGGGCGAAGCGGCGGTTTCGTTCGGGAAGCGACATCTTTGATGCACCCCAAATAGAGAAGGAATTCCCGAACGTACTTACCGCGTATCGCTTGTTTTGTGACACCCCGACTGTCTTAACATCGCCGCCCGACGGCAATTCCCCGGATGGTAAAGCGTGCATCTAGGTATTGCAAGGAATTCGCGAGCCCCCACGCGCAGGGGGAGCACTTGGCGCGCAATACCCCGACGGGCGCGAAATGGGGGCCCAAACGTCACCCCGTCGCTAAGCGATTTCGAAGCCTTCTACAGCTCGCGAATCCAGATATTGCGGAAGCGAACCGGATTGCCGTGATATTGAATCGACAGCGGCAGCTTCGGCGCGTGTGCGGTGTAGCTCGGCGGCGCGTCCCAGGCCGAGGCGCCCTCGATTTGGAAATGATTCAGAATCAGCACCCCGTTTTGCAGGGCGGTCACGTAGGCCGGCTTCACCAGCTTGCCCGAGTCGTCGAACTTCGGCGCTTCGAAGATGATGTCGTACATTTGCCACTCGCCCGGCTTGCGGCAGACATTCACCAGCGGCGGGGTCTGCTTGTAAATGGCCCCACACTGACCGTCGAAATAGGTCTTATTGTCATAGGAGTCGAGAATCTGGATTTCATACAGCCCCTGGATGTAGACACCGCTGTTGCCGCGTCCTTGTCCTGAACCGGTCACCACCGAAGGCTCGGCCCATTCGACGTGCAGTTGGCAATCGCCGAAGGCCTGCTTCGAGGTTATGCCGCCTCCCTTGGCCGTGGCAACACCGTCGGCGACTTCCCACTTGTCGCCTCCCTCCCAAGCCGACATGTCGTTGCCCGAGAACAGGACGATGGCGTCCGAAGGGCGTCCGCCGACAGGACCTGGATCGACAATCTTCGGCTCCTGCCACACTTTGCCGCTGATGTATTCCTTTGCCCCCCAGACAACCGTGGCCGACGACAGGAACAAAATTGCCAAAGCCGACGATCCGTACTTGAAGCCAGCGGTTGAGGTTCGGGAAAGCATAACCGTGATCCTTTGTATCGTGGGTCAGTGCGAGGCGGGGAAAGCGAGGTAAGAAGGCCCAATTCTGGGCTGCCCCGCAGGATGGCGTCAAGCGCCCGAACGATTGCGCCCCCGGGCTCTGCCGCGTACGCGCCGACTCGCAGCGCAAACAAAGTGGAGCGGCGAGCCCGCAGGCTCACCGCTCCTCATTTTTGACGCGCGGCTGCTTTTTCAGCCCGCCCCTCCTTGGGGGCGTGTCACTACTTGGGGGCTTCTTCGGTCTTGGGCGCTTCGGCGGCCGGCGTTTCGGCGGGGGCGGCAGCGGCGGGCTCAGCGGTCTTCGCTGGCTCCTTCTTCTTGGCCGGTTCGCAGCCGACCACAGCGGTACCCAATGCGACGACCAACATCGCGAATAAGCCGAACTTTTTCATGATTACACCTTTCTTCGGGGGCCTTTAAATCTTTTCAGAACGGCGAAAAAAATGCTTTCGCGACATAGCGCGGGGCCCACAGGACGCGCTCGCGAACAATAGTTTTTCCCGCTTCTCTTTTGTTTGATGCGCGACGGTGGGCGTTTATTCCCGCTCCGCTACAATAAGGAAGGATTTCTGCGCCGGCGCGGCTTCGTGCGAGCGGTCCATGATTTGCCGGATAAATGCCGGTCCTTGCTCGGTGGGTGGCCGCGCCGCTGATGTAGCTCGACGAAGCTCTGCGAAATCGTCGACGCGCGGGAATAAACAGGGATCGTACGGGCTCTGTACGAGGGGTGAGTCATGGCGGATGGCCCAGTGGTACCGCAAATCGCGAGGCTGGTCGTGGATCACCATGCCGATGTGTACCGATACGCGTACCGGCTGGCCGGATCGGTCGCCGATGCTGAAGATTTGACGCAGCAGACCTTCCTGGCCGCGCAAATCAAGCTCGCTCAATTGCGATCGGGCGATACGGCGCGAGCCTGGTTGTTCACCATCCTGCGCAATTGCTACCTGAAATCGCGGCGGCGGCGCGTGCCGCTCTCCGCCGCCAGCGTGGCGCTGGATGTGAACGAGATTCCAGCCGATGGTGCAGCCGACGGAACCATCGATCGCGAACGGTTGCAAGCCGCGCTCAATGGGTTGGCGGACGAATACAAGCTGGTGCTGTTGATGTTCTATTTCGAGGAATGCTCGTATCGCGAGATCGCCGAACGATTGGGCGTGCCGATCGGCACGGTGATGAGCCGATTGTCGCGCGCCAAGGGGCAACTGCGCGGCCGACTGTTCGAGTTGGAGTTGCAGACCGCCGGCCATCGTGCCGAGGCCACGGCTCAAGGTGCCTTCCTTCGCGATTCCCGATGACCCCCAGCGTACCGATGGCGAGCGAGCACACACATGGATGACAAGCGGTCCCCGGACGAACTTTCGGAGCTGATCGACGCGGTGCGTCCGGCCAGCGACGATCTGGCGCAGCCTGACTTCGCACGGCTCGCCGAGCGCAGCCGGCGCGATGCGCAAACGCGCGCCATTTTGCAGCGCAGCCAGCGTCTGGATCTGGCCATCGGCGATGCCCTGCAGGACTTGCCCGTGCCGTCCGGTGCCGTGGAGCGGTTGTTAACGACGCTGGCCTCGGCCGCCTCGGCGTCGAGTTCCGCAGTGCCGTCGCCGCCCCCTCCGGCAACGGACGCGCGTGCGCGGAAGGTCGTAACGTCGACCTCGGCCGGAAACGATCGGCCCGACTTCTCGAGTTGTGAAGCCGCCGTGAAACTACAGCGCGGCGCGCACGATACACCCGGCAGTGCCCACACGCCATCGGCGGAGGACGCGTCCCCCTCGCGCCGCTCGCGATTCCTGACCGGCGCCCTGGCCACGACAGCCGTGGTTGCGCTGGTGGGCTTGTGGGCCCTTCAACCGGCTGCGAGCCAGTTCGGACCCCATGAAGTATTGAACTTCCTGCATTCGGACTGGCTGTTCAACGTCGATGAAGAGACGCTTGTGCAAACGCCCATCGACGAGCGTCAGCCCCCTTCGCGCTACCCCATGGCGCACGCCGTGAGCGCGCCGGCCAAGGCGTGGCGGCGCATTTCCGACTTTCTGGGGCGCGGCGGCGTCGCCTATCAGTTGCGCAGCCCCGCAGCCCGCGCTACGCTGTACGTCGTGGACGTCGAAGGCGCGCAAGACGCCCCCAAGGTCGTCGATCTGCCGGCCGAGCCAAACGTCGAGCCACTCAATGAAACGGCGGGTAAAGCGATGTCGGTATGGCGCGAGGGAAAGCTGATGTACGTGCTCGTCGTGTGGGGCGGCGCGAACGAATATAAATCGTTCGTCACGCGCGGCGGCCAGCTCGCCCGCGCCAGCAATGCCAGCACCGGTTCGCCCTTCTCGGGCTAGCGCGCCGTCGCATGCCTGGAGCTGCGGTTCGAGTTCGTCGGGGCAACGACGCAGCGGGCAGACAACCGATGCGACGCGCAAGCACCGCCGATTCGAGCTAAACCCACGAGCCGCCGCCGGCCGAACAGATTCTAGAGGGGGTGTCGATCGGCTTCCTCCGGGGCGCGCAAAAATCGCGCGGTGGCTGCCCTTCCGGCCCAGGACGTCGATCGACGAAGAACACTTGCGGCGTTGCGCTGAAGTTGATCAGCGCCGACGCTGCGCGACTTCCGATGCGCGGGGCAACGCGCATCCTAGTTTGCAAAACAACCCATCCTGGCGAAAAGCGCAGGGACATCCTTGTCGGCTCGCCAGCGAGGAGCGATTGGAATGCGAATCCCATTGATTGCGTCCTTGGGCCTGGCCTTGCTTGCGCCCGCACTGGGCGAAGCACAAAACGCCGATGTCCGGCCGACGCCGGCGCCGACGCCGGCGAAAGTTACCACGGCCGATCACGAGTTCTCCTTCGGTCAGATGACGCCGACGCCCGAAATGTGGCTCTACCAGCAAGCCCTTCGGCGCTACAGCGACCCGCGCGCCGCCGTCCGCCGCCGCGCGGAATTCGAAGCCGATCAACGCCAAGCGCGCCTGGCCGCGCAGCGCTGGTTCGGTTATTCCATCGCGCGACCGACGGTCAGTCCGACTCCGATTAGCGGCACCTATTCGCCGATGTGGACTTCCAACTCGCCGTTCTCCACGGACTGGTGCGGCGTGAACCCCGTGACGATCGTCGCGCCGGTCACGCCCGTGCGGTCGAGCACGGGCTACGGGCTGTGGTAATCGCGATCGGCCGCGCCATCGACGGCGGAACATGCGGCGAGGCGCGTCACCATTAGCGCGCTGTTACTGGCCCTGCGCGTTGCAGACGGGTCCGTTTTCACCGGCGGCCGGTGAACGCTCGGGGAGCGGCGCGCCGTCCTCTTCCTCGATCGACGTGTTTTCCTGCCGCAGATGCTCCAGTTCCGGATCGGGCCCGCGGTAATTCTGGTCCAGGAAATACGCGTACATCACGGCCATGGAATCCTGGTCTTGCCCGGTGGTGTTGTTGTACACGCTCACCAGCTCGTACTCGTGATCCTTGTAGACCGGTACCCCCTCGGCGCTCGAAAAATACTCGACCTCCGCCAGGCCGATGGCCCCTTCCAGGTTGCGGATGCGGCTTTTGAAGATCGACTTGTCAGCCGTCACGTCGCGCAGCTCGAGCGACTCGGCAAACGGATGCATGTGTACGGCCAGGAAGTGCAGCGTGGTATCGAAGGGGAGGGCCATCATCGTCGTAACGCGGGTGTGATTCTCTTCGCGCCCCGGCTTGATGATCCAATGCGTCGAAAACCGCTGCCCTAGCGTATCGTTGAACTCATAGCCTTCGATGGCCGTCTGGCCGGGCACGCAGCAGGAAACACACGGGCCATACGACACATGCCCGTCGTGCGAAGCGTGGCCTGGCCCGGCCTCGTGCTCATGCGTCTGATGCTGCGCGTGGCCTCGGCCTGGCGCATGGTGCTCGGTTTTATCGCCGGCGGCCTCGTCCAACAGTTGGTCCGGGATGCGCCCCTCGTCTTCCAGCGACACCATACCCATCAGGGCCCGCTCGTAGAGTGGCTTCATCGGTCGAGCCGCTGCGCTGTCGCGGACGAAGTTGACGTCAACCTTGTGACGAACATCGAACGTCCGGTCGCGGACGTTCAGATTCAATGCTTGCGTGGAGAGGTCAAGGATCTCGTTCGACAGCACCGGAATGCCGAAGCCCGGCGGAAATTGAATCTGCAGCTCGCCTTGCGAGAGGGTGAACAAACGGCCGTCGAGCGGCGTCTCGGAGCGGAACAGGTCGTTGTGCCAGTCGGGGTCGAAATCGAGATTCGTGTGACACATGAATTGCTCAGGCATGTGCGTCGCGCCGTCGGCGCCGACCATTTCCACCTGGCAACCCGTGATCCACAGCAATTCGGGCTTGTCGACTTCGAGCAAGCGCAGCTCGCGATTGCTCCACGGTCCGGTCATCGACTTGTAGATCCGATCGATCGTGTAAACGGGCGAGATGGCCTGCAAATGGTCGCTCGCGCGCGTGACTTTTCCCGCGGCGGGCAACGTCTCATCGGCCTCTGCGGTGGCGGCGGTCGCCGGAGCGCGCGAACAGCCGACAAGCGCAAGCAGGCCACAGCAAGCCACGATCAGCAAATCGCTACGAACTTGAATCATTTCTCAGTCACTCCGCAGCCCAAAGCGAACCTGTCACGGTCTATTGTACTCCGACCTTGTGGGAACCAGACGCGTGCAGCTCCAGGTCGCCTGGGCGGACTTTGCCGGCCGACAATTTCGCGGCCGAGGTTAAGCCGCACGCGTCGGACAACCGATGTAATCGTACGTCCAACCTGTTACGGGGCGGACCATGAGGCTGGAGCCAGACGGCCCGGCAACCGGCTGCAACCCGGTCTAAGTGGGTTCGACTCCCACCGGCCTCTTAGAGAAACATCATGGCGAAAGGTCAGGCCGGACACAGGATGATCATCACGAAGCCGAGCTGCGAGCGGCTTCGCATTCGCCAGGCCCCCATGCTAAATTCTGGGGCATGACTCGCCCCTTGAACTTTGGCATTCTTGGCTGTGCCCGGATCGTGCGACGGGCCATTGCCGCGGCCTTGGCCGCCACTCCGGCGGCGCAACTATCGGCCATCGCCAGCCGCGACCAACAGACGGCGCGAGCCTGGGCTGACGAATATCGCATCCCCACGGTACACGATTCGTACGAGGCCCTGATCGCGGATCCGACGATCGACGCGGTTTATATTCCGCTCCCCAACGAGTTGCACAAGCCGTGGGTCCTGGCCGCCGCGGCCGCCGGCAAGCACGTGCTGTGCGAGAAGCCGCTGGCACTCAACGCCGCCGAAGCGCAGGAAATGGTCGACGCCTGCCGCCGGCACCGCGTGATCTTGTTCGAGGCGTTCATGTGGCGCCACCAGGCACGCGTCGCTCACGCCCGCAAGATGCTCGCCGGTGGCCAACTGGGCGAGCTGCGGCTGGTGAAAATGGATTTTTCGTTCGACATCGACCGCACGGACTGGCGCCTCGATCCGCGCCGCGGAGGCGGCGCGATTTACGACCTGGGCTGCTACGGTATCAATGCCGCCCGGCTGTTCACCGGCGCCGAGCCGGTCGAGGTACAAGCCCGGGCGCATAAGTATCAAACCGGTGTCGACATGACGATGTCGATGCTGCTCAGATTCCCGCGCGACGTGGTGGCGCTGTTGGATTGCAGCTTCGAATGCCCCTATCGCAACCGGATCGAGATCGTGGGCACGGCCGGCGCGATCGAGTTGCCGGAAGGCGTCCTGCCATCGCCGGAAACCGAGCTCGTCTTGCGACATGGCGAGACGGTCGACACGATCCGCTTCCCGAAGCATGATCAGTATGTCGGTGAGATCGAATGCTTTTGCGCAAGCGTAGCCGCCGGCCGCCTGCTCGACCCGGCCGAAGACGGCCTGGCGAACGTGCAAGTGATCGATGCCGTGCGGCGCGCCGCGGGTTGATAAGCAACGGGCCGTCATGTTTCGTAACTCGGTTCGCTCGGGTGCCGCGGGTGGCTAGCCCGCCGGTGCCGGACCTGGATTACCGGCCTCGCGCAAGGTCAATGCACAGCACTGGATCGGGATTCGGCCACAGATTCGGCCACAGATTCGGCCGCAATGACATGTCCGACGCACTGCAAGTCGTGACCACGACCGAGACCAAGGCGGACGCCGAGCGGATCGCGGCGGCGCTCGTCGAGCGGCGGCTGGCCGCTTGCGTGCAAATCGTCGGTCCGATCACCAGCACGTTTCGCTGGGAGGGTAAGATTCAGACGAGCGAAGAATGGCTGTGCATCGTCAAGACGCGGCGCCCGCTGTACGTACTGGTCGAGGAGGCCATTCGCGAGTTGCACCCCTACCAGGTCCCCGAAATCCTGGCCACGGCCGTCGTCGCGGGAAGCCAGACGTATCTCGATTGGCTGCGCGGTGAATTGTTGACGCCGGGAACCGATCACGAGTGACGAGAGTTACGGGCAGGACGGCCACCGCCGATGTACACTTTTCAGATCACGTTGCACGCTCGGCCGAGCGAAGCAGAACCCGGCGGCATGCTCGAAGTGGGCGGCCGGCAAGTTGCAACGCTCGCGGTCCCGCCCGCCGCGGTGGCCACGTGCTTTCGGATCAGCTTCGAGGAAGCCGAGGCGGCGCTTGCCCAATTGCCACGCATGTTCATCGAGCCGGATGGCTCGTTCGTGTGGGTGGCCGCCGAAGCCGAAGCGACATGGCAAGTGGACGGCGTTCTGTACGATCGCGACGAACGGCTGCTGTTTGTCGATCTGAAGGGCTCCTGCACGGCCACGGCTTTCGATCGATTGCTGACCGCGTTTGGCTGGCCCGAGACGGCCGTAATGATGCAGCTCACGCGCGCCGCGGTATTTCTCGACGAACCGACCTTCCGGCAATTCGCCAACCGCTGATCGCAACCGCGCGCCCACCCTCGAGCCCGCCCTACCACAGCGTCAGCGAATTCTCGAACAGCTCGGCCAGGTCATCTTCGCCGGCGGGACGCGGAGAAAGCTTGGTCACGCGATGCTGCACGAGCGCTCCCTTGGCCAGTGCCGGCACGTCGGCCACGGTGAAGCCGATCGCCGCCAGGCCGTTGGGCAGGTTCAAGTCGCGTATCAGCTCGACCAGCCGCCCGGCCAGAATCTCGCCAGCATCCGCGAGCGCCGCCCCCGAAACGCGGGCGCCCAGCACTTCCGCCGCGCGCAAATGGCGCTCGGGCAACGCCGGACCCGTGAAACGGAATACGGCGGGCGCCGTAAGGATCACGGAAATCCCATGCGGTACGAGTGCATGATCCTCGGGATACCCGGGCGGAAAATAACCTCGCACCATGCCGCTTACCGGGTAGGACATGCCGTGGCACAAGTGTACGCCGGCGTTGCCAAATCCCATGCCCGCGTAACTGCTGGCCAGCAACATGTTCCAGCGTGCCTCGTCATCGTCCGGATCGCGGCAGGCGCGCGGCAGGTAGCGTGCCGTCAATTCGAGTGCTTTGAGCGACCAGATATCGCTCACAGGATTTGCCCCTTGATACGCCGGGCGCAAATTCGGACGAGGGGGACGCGGCCGACTGTCGAAGGGAATGGCCGTGTAACTCTCCAGCGCGTGGCACAGCACGTCGAGCCCGCACGACGCGGCGACCAGCGGCGGCTGCGTGCGCGTATTGTCGGGATCGACGATGCCCAGCGTCGGCTTCAAGCGCCGATGCGCGATCCCGGTTTTGGCGTGCGTGGCCAGCAGATCGAAAATCGCGACGCCCGTCGTTTCACTGCCGGTTCCGGCCGTGGTCGGCACCGCGATCAGCGGCTTAAGCGGCCCAGGCACCGGCCGGGCCTTCCCGATCGGCGCGTTGACATACGTGAGCAGATCGGCCGGATACGTGGCGTACAGATTCGCGGCTTTGGCCGTATCGATGGTCGATCCGCCGCCCACGGCGACAAAGGCATCGAAGTCGCCCGCCGCAGCGATCGCGATGGCCTCTTGAAACGATTCGTCGGTGGGCTCGACGCGGACGCGATCATAAAGCTCGAACTGGATCCGCTCGCGCTCGAGCGACTCACAGACCTTGGTCACCGGCGCCAGCCGCGCCAGCCGGGCATCGGTCACCAGCAACACACGGCGGGCCTGCATGTCGGCCAGGTCCATGCCTACCTCGGACGTGGCCCCCGCGCCGAAGCGCAGATGGCTCGTGGCCATCTCGAATACGACGTCATGATCGTGGAAAGTGTCGGCCAAGCGTTGCGGACTCCCCAACTGGCGAGACTAGTTCGTGGACCGCTGCCCTGAAGCAGAGAAAGTGTACAACACGCGGGGGTGCCATGCTCACGCCTGCGTAAGCATGCCGACCAAAAGTCGCTTGATCAACGTGTCCACGGCGAGCGTGGACATGCCACCCGCCGGGTAACGGGCCACTAATCGCCGCTGACGCCGAAGTGCTCGAGCTTCTTGCGCAGCGTGGCGCGGTGCAGGCCCAGGCTGCGCGCCGCCGACATGCGCTGCCCGTGATGCGTGCGCAAGGCCACTTCCAAGAGCGGCGGTTCGACCAGCTCGAGCAGCCGATCGTACAGATCCTCGACACCTTGCGCGTCGCGATACTGATGTTCGGCCCAGCGGCGAATCAAGGTCGCGATCGTGGCCGCGTCGCTTTGCGGGTTTGAAAGCGTGACGGGCGCCGGAAAATGTTCGGGACCGATCAGCCCGCCCCGCGCCACGATAACCGCGTGTTCGACGGCATTCCGCAGTTCGCGGACGTTGCCCGGCCATGAGCGCCGGCAGAGCTCTTCGAGCGCCGTGGCGCTGAACCGCACGTTTTTGTCGTGCGGCTGACTGGTCGCCAGAAAATGCTCGGCCAAGAGCGGAATGTCCTCGGCCCGCTCGCGCAATGACGGCAATGCGATCTCGAACACTGCCAGGCGAAAGTAAAGGTCTTCGCGGAAGTTGCCGCGGGCG is part of the Pirellulales bacterium genome and harbors:
- a CDS encoding dockerin type I domain-containing protein yields the protein MSLPERNRRFARQQSSPSGSRSLHIEPLEGRRLLAVFSANNVGSLIADIGLANSNGDASNTINLAAGTYTLSAGTGELLIQNTSATAHAKTLTIAGAGAAQTTIDGAGATRVFEIESAVGATMTVMMKSLAINNGVATDAGHLGGSDAIGGGILIDGGQVTLSAVSMGSNRAIGAAGATGAAGLPDGGNGLDGQNAAGGAIYLAAGALTLKNNSYVHDNYTQGGTGGEGGIGGFFGSAAASGGFGSQGEPGTPGEDFSDTHSLNGGDGGPGHDGTAGGTGADALRQAGKGGEGGKGGDASGGGIFVAGGQLSLQSSTVMFNSTFAGPGGKGGDGAGGSMLNGGFGGGGGGGGQGGRGGNGGFGGVTGILMGSNPHFFEAGSGGSGGTGGDGASGAPGGKGAKGGDGGDGGDGGKARGGGLFIAAGTVTMQSGAIDVDFAWGGAAGKGGEGGAGGAGGAGGGGGDGGAGGHGGNAGGFVDTESGNGDAGDGGDGGHSADGADGGDGGDAGDGGIGGNGGLASGASVFVAGGTLIVTNASMSGSPAHAGAGGDGGSGGEGGGGGEGGGGGTGGEGGVGGFGGEDNAGPDGGDGGDGGDGEDGSNGGVGGDGGVGGHGGAGGFGGDAQGGALAIAGGSVTLNNVLMQDNSVIGGVAGAGAPGGVGGEGGNGGRGGGGGSGGDGGFGGTTFLHGQYDGAAGNGGNGAHGGNGGDGGSGGQAGISGGGGGGGNAYGGSIYLAAGQLSIGTGTTYSGTLQAGLGGAGAPFGMGGSGGEAGEAGQGGLGGKGADGDTGPGNDGQDGEEGTEGEDGPDGPRSGLGIDGPVGKTAGTGFYSIGGSVTTSQPATHTAVVVQPSGAIAPNAPFTIEVDAVDANNDVDPTFTGQVILALGNNPGGATLSGTLSVTAVNGVATFTGLSLSKPGAGYTLNATIAGLGSTSTLPIDVQPAPQVANVLVDGTTWAGSFLNNLQLAGHGNGSGYSIPTGAAELKSLPWSTINQIQIVFTEAVTVSQASLDLSGAAGAYATSGFSYNPGTFTATWTLAHPIPSDRVTIDLHATGAAAVTSTGGVPLDGEWTSGTSAFPSGNGAPGGDFNFAFNVLPGDANQDGIVNSQDLALISSTWLSANSPADLNGDGITNSQDLATVSSQWLAALPAQPALATADAQTAVAASTAAALPAASGEANASASNAVVGAAVAANTALAPTLSTAPPSSGANDSVPPSVVTSSLVPGPTFHVAALEQRLASYLSSLPASGTSAKQTLEKLASAAEKLLDSPKVEQTLARLGEQAPGVLQQVETVTHTLLEDVHSWSLDEDVLDLLAATRHARHG
- a CDS encoding DUF1080 domain-containing protein, yielding MLSRTSTAGFKYGSSALAILFLSSATVVWGAKEYISGKVWQEPKIVDPGPVGGRPSDAIVLFSGNDMSAWEGGDKWEVADGVATAKGGGITSKQAFGDCQLHVEWAEPSVVTGSGQGRGNSGVYIQGLYEIQILDSYDNKTYFDGQCGAIYKQTPPLVNVCRKPGEWQMYDIIFEAPKFDDSGKLVKPAYVTALQNGVLILNHFQIEGASAWDAPPSYTAHAPKLPLSIQYHGNPVRFRNIWIREL
- a CDS encoding sigma-70 family RNA polymerase sigma factor, translated to MADGPVVPQIARLVVDHHADVYRYAYRLAGSVADAEDLTQQTFLAAQIKLAQLRSGDTARAWLFTILRNCYLKSRRRRVPLSAASVALDVNEIPADGAADGTIDRERLQAALNGLADEYKLVLLMFYFEECSYREIAERLGVPIGTVMSRLSRAKGQLRGRLFELELQTAGHRAEATAQGAFLRDSR
- a CDS encoding Gfo/Idh/MocA family oxidoreductase → MTRPLNFGILGCARIVRRAIAAALAATPAAQLSAIASRDQQTARAWADEYRIPTVHDSYEALIADPTIDAVYIPLPNELHKPWVLAAAAAGKHVLCEKPLALNAAEAQEMVDACRRHRVILFEAFMWRHQARVAHARKMLAGGQLGELRLVKMDFSFDIDRTDWRLDPRRGGGAIYDLGCYGINAARLFTGAEPVEVQARAHKYQTGVDMTMSMLLRFPRDVVALLDCSFECPYRNRIEIVGTAGAIELPEGVLPSPETELVLRHGETVDTIRFPKHDQYVGEIECFCASVAAGRLLDPAEDGLANVQVIDAVRRAAG